A genome region from Sporosarcina sp. ANT_H38 includes the following:
- the proS gene encoding proline--tRNA ligase encodes MTNQQKNDFTSWYIDTIQKADLMAYTPVRGCIAFKPDGFEIWEHIQDEMNRRFKETGHRNAYFPMLIPESFFEKEKDHIEGFSPELPWVTEAAGEKLEERLALRPTSETMVGHLYSNWIKSYRDLPVLINQWANVFRWEKKTLPFIRTSEFLWQEGHTAHVDEEEARVETMQMLNIYKEVVEELLAIPVYDGQKTPSERFAGAVDTYSIEAMMKDGKAVQAGTSHYLGTKFAEAFDIKYLNRENKHEFVHTTSWGTSTRLIGSVIMVHGDEQGLVLPPRVAPTQVVLIPVGPWKKNPLIMEKLDEVYVELKAKGIRVRLDDSDQSPGYKFNEWELKGVPVRVELGPRDLENNQAIIKARDEEEKVSVDLPTIADCIEGALNTMQVRLLDKARAFREKHSHTHVDSLEQLTQHIADATENGEIPGWILAGWCGDDACEAQVKNETKFTTRNIPFNPPATKSTCINCGKESKHTVWFSRAY; translated from the coding sequence ATGACCAATCAACAGAAAAATGATTTTACAAGCTGGTATATCGACACAATTCAAAAGGCGGATTTAATGGCTTACACGCCTGTTCGTGGGTGTATTGCGTTTAAACCGGATGGCTTTGAAATTTGGGAGCATATTCAAGATGAAATGAATAGACGTTTTAAAGAGACAGGACATCGTAATGCGTATTTCCCAATGCTGATTCCTGAATCTTTCTTCGAAAAAGAGAAGGATCATATCGAAGGGTTTTCGCCGGAACTTCCTTGGGTTACAGAAGCTGCAGGAGAGAAATTAGAAGAACGCCTAGCACTTCGCCCTACATCTGAAACGATGGTCGGGCATTTATATTCGAATTGGATTAAAAGCTATCGTGACCTTCCAGTGTTAATTAACCAATGGGCAAACGTCTTCCGTTGGGAAAAGAAAACACTTCCGTTCATTCGTACATCTGAATTTTTATGGCAGGAAGGGCATACAGCTCACGTGGATGAAGAAGAAGCACGTGTTGAAACGATGCAAATGCTCAATATTTATAAAGAAGTTGTCGAAGAGTTGCTGGCGATACCAGTATACGATGGTCAAAAGACTCCTTCCGAGCGTTTTGCAGGTGCTGTAGATACGTATTCGATCGAAGCAATGATGAAAGATGGAAAGGCTGTACAAGCTGGAACTTCACATTACTTGGGAACAAAGTTTGCGGAAGCATTCGATATAAAATATTTAAATAGAGAAAACAAGCATGAATTTGTTCATACAACTTCTTGGGGGACTTCTACACGATTGATCGGTTCTGTCATCATGGTACATGGTGATGAACAAGGTCTTGTATTGCCACCGCGTGTTGCGCCGACACAAGTTGTTTTAATACCAGTAGGACCTTGGAAGAAAAATCCTTTGATAATGGAAAAACTAGATGAGGTTTATGTTGAATTGAAAGCTAAAGGAATTCGTGTACGTCTGGATGATTCTGATCAGTCGCCGGGTTACAAATTCAATGAGTGGGAATTGAAAGGTGTCCCTGTTCGAGTAGAATTAGGGCCTCGTGACTTGGAAAATAACCAAGCGATAATAAAAGCGCGTGATGAAGAAGAAAAAGTATCTGTTGATCTTCCAACTATAGCGGACTGCATTGAAGGTGCGCTAAACACAATGCAAGTACGCTTATTGGACAAAGCGCGTGCATTCCGTGAAAAGCATTCCCATACGCATGTGGATTCACTCGAGCAACTAACGCAACATATTGCTGACGCGACAGAAAATGGAGAAATCCCAGGTTGGATCCTTGCCGGTTGGTGCGGAGATGACGCTTGTGAAGCACAGGTGAAAAATGAAACGAAATTCACAACACGTAATATCCCATTCAATCCACCAGCGACAAAGTCTACTTGTATTAATTGTGGAAAAGAATCGAAGCATACGGTGTGGTTCAGTCGTGCTTATTAA
- a CDS encoding sulfite exporter TauE/SafE family protein translates to MEYILLYFIGFAATTLGTLAGGGGLISLPAMLLMGLPVHSAIGANKVSNTVSSFSSFLVIYKNKEITVKEALAVVPISLAGGITGGVIASFLKEEWMIIIAIVLLSFAFITSFLGKADFEGSESFHVTKKSATSLYGIGIYDGVFGPGSGTLALYVYARLNISYLRAVGLSRIMIFSSCFGASISYISTGKIIWPLTIALMFGSISGAQLGVRLARKLNSKHVKPILRVVTVLLIMQIIVEYFG, encoded by the coding sequence ATGGAATATATTTTGCTTTATTTCATTGGATTTGCTGCAACAACGCTTGGTACATTAGCAGGAGGAGGGGGACTTATCAGTTTACCGGCCATGCTACTAATGGGATTACCGGTTCACTCTGCAATTGGGGCCAATAAAGTATCAAACACAGTGAGCTCATTTTCGAGTTTTCTTGTGATTTATAAAAATAAAGAAATAACGGTCAAAGAAGCGCTTGCGGTTGTTCCAATCAGTCTTGCGGGAGGCATTACAGGTGGAGTTATCGCTTCGTTTTTGAAAGAGGAATGGATGATTATAATCGCGATTGTCCTTTTATCATTCGCATTCATCACTTCATTTCTTGGAAAAGCAGACTTTGAAGGTAGTGAGTCATTCCATGTAACTAAAAAAAGTGCAACGTCATTGTATGGAATAGGCATATACGATGGAGTCTTTGGTCCAGGTAGTGGCACATTAGCATTATACGTGTATGCTCGATTAAATATTTCTTATTTAAGAGCAGTTGGACTGTCTCGCATCATGATTTTTTCAAGTTGTTTTGGAGCATCGATTAGTTACATTTCAACGGGTAAAATAATATGGCCTCTCACGATTGCGTTAATGTTCGGTTCGATTAGTGGTGCGCAACTCGGTGTTCGCCTAGCTCGTAAATTAAACAGTAAGCATGTCAAACCAATTCTTCGAGTTGTGACGGTGCTTCTGATCATGCAAATTATTGTGGAGTATTTTGGGTGA
- a CDS encoding S9 family peptidase: protein MKKLGITFCLMTSILLVIAGCSKKKESEPETNLKGMSSLESIEGLWEGSIIIPNQPLSIILTFEKNNGAISIPAQGLSDYPLTSVIINESDVFFDMAIQGQPITFDGKVEQEKITGTFTQQGQSFPFELTKGNKEQLAEKGDVVEVKLKDGTMSGQLEMPQGEGPFPLMVIIAGSGPTDRDGNSAALPGKNNSLKMLAENLATEGVASIRYDKRGVGSNASLAGKEEDMRFEHYIDDAAAWVQFAKTDERFSKVGIIGHSEGSLIGMVAAEKTDADAFISIAGAGRPIDQILLEQLKEQLPANLLEESKTILDKLKQGEQVKTVSPELQSIFRPSVQPYMISWLHYDPVAQLQKLQSPVFIMNGNRDIQVSIQDAERLHDATNDSRLLIVKNMNHILKEAPDDRAGNIATYSNPELPLAKGLMDGITVFLKDELLREK, encoded by the coding sequence TTGAAGAAATTAGGTATCACTTTTTGTTTAATGACTAGCATCCTTCTAGTAATTGCAGGGTGCAGCAAGAAAAAAGAGTCAGAACCAGAAACAAACTTGAAAGGGATGAGTTCATTGGAAAGTATCGAAGGTCTATGGGAAGGGTCCATCATTATCCCAAATCAACCGTTATCGATTATACTGACATTCGAAAAAAACAACGGAGCAATTAGCATTCCAGCACAAGGATTAAGCGACTATCCATTAACAAGTGTGATAATAAACGAATCGGATGTATTTTTTGATATGGCTATTCAAGGTCAACCTATAACGTTTGACGGCAAAGTCGAACAAGAAAAAATAACGGGTACATTCACACAGCAAGGGCAATCCTTTCCTTTCGAATTAACAAAAGGAAACAAAGAACAACTAGCTGAAAAAGGAGATGTTGTTGAAGTCAAATTGAAAGACGGTACGATGTCCGGCCAATTAGAAATGCCTCAAGGTGAGGGGCCGTTTCCACTCATGGTTATTATCGCAGGGTCAGGCCCGACCGATCGTGACGGTAATTCGGCGGCATTACCAGGTAAAAATAATAGTTTAAAAATGCTCGCTGAAAATCTAGCTACAGAAGGCGTGGCAAGTATTCGTTACGACAAACGGGGAGTTGGTAGCAATGCAAGCTTAGCTGGCAAGGAAGAAGATATGCGATTCGAGCACTATATTGATGACGCTGCTGCCTGGGTTCAATTCGCCAAAACTGACGAACGTTTTTCGAAGGTGGGCATAATCGGTCATAGCGAGGGGTCATTAATTGGTATGGTAGCTGCAGAAAAAACAGATGCCGACGCATTCATTTCCATTGCGGGAGCAGGAAGACCCATCGATCAAATTCTGCTTGAACAGCTGAAAGAACAACTTCCCGCTAACCTACTCGAAGAGTCAAAAACAATTCTTGATAAATTAAAACAAGGCGAGCAAGTAAAAACAGTAAGTCCAGAGCTACAAAGTATCTTCCGTCCATCCGTTCAACCTTATATGATTTCGTGGTTGCACTATGACCCAGTAGCACAGCTGCAAAAGCTACAGTCCCCTGTCTTTATAATGAATGGCAATCGAGACATCCAAGTATCTATCCAAGATGCGGAACGATTGCATGACGCAACAAATGATTCAAGGCTACTCATTGTAAAAAATATGAACCATATATTGAAAGAGGCGCCTGATGATCGCGCAGGGAATATTGCTACCTATAGCAATCCAGAACTTCCGTTAGCCAAAGGATTAATGGACGGAATAACCGTGTTCTTGAAAGATGAGCTATTAAGAGAAAAGTAA
- a CDS encoding transposase, whose translation MSKHTAEVKSHVVDRYLTGNESYKAIAESIGADKSLVINWVKLFEAQGERGLKKSYTSYSSGFKLDVLNFMNETGASLRDTPSTFNISSPSSVYRWERRRN comes from the coding sequence ATGTCTAAACATACTGCGGAAGTAAAATCACATGTGGTGGATCGCTATTTAACTGGAAATGAAAGCTATAAAGCAATTGCAGAAAGCATTGGGGCGGATAAATCTTTAGTCATTAATTGGGTGAAATTATTTGAAGCACAAGGTGAAAGAGGTTTAAAGAAAAGCTATACCAGCTACTCATCAGGGTTTAAATTAGACGTACTCAATTTTATGAACGAAACAGGTGCGTCTCTTCGAGATACGCCAAGCACATTTAATATCTCTTCCCCTAGTAGCGTTTATAGGTGGGAGCGAAGGCGAAATTAA
- a CDS encoding M48 family metallopeptidase: protein MSQKDLTSSKEMPYFVLSIIFSVLLYIVAAASIFGIAILLIILAVLLFSNAIMLGSIRGNGIRISEKQFQDVYERVILLSTKMNLKKVPDVFVIHSEGAFNAFATRFLGRNMIVIYSEVFELAREQGDAELDFIIAHELSHLKRRHIWKNILILPAQFIPFLSQAYSRACEYTCDREAAYHIQNGLAAKQALTILGVGKKLYTEVNEDAYLEQIYTESNIAVWLSEVLSSHPLLPKRIQAAGKFMGVDGTPNYNSNTSKIALGVGALFGIFIVAYLGVIALIAAGTFTYANVFSSSILGSTETDYSLELTPLMEAASIGDEVQVKDLIASGVNLEDQDSEQSTALLHAIYGDYNAITELLLEAGANPNVSDDYSTALTAALYNENYDLAAMLYEYGADPTALDADGYSAFSVLDVDNEEDFLAILYKQ, encoded by the coding sequence ATGTCACAAAAAGATTTAACATCCAGTAAGGAAATGCCGTACTTTGTTTTAAGTATTATTTTCAGTGTGCTTTTGTACATAGTTGCTGCCGCTTCGATATTTGGAATAGCCATTTTATTAATTATATTAGCCGTACTACTGTTTTCAAACGCCATTATGCTAGGTTCTATTCGTGGAAATGGGATACGTATTAGTGAAAAACAGTTCCAAGATGTATATGAACGTGTCATTCTTCTATCAACTAAGATGAACTTAAAAAAAGTTCCCGACGTGTTTGTCATTCATTCAGAAGGTGCCTTCAACGCATTTGCAACCAGATTTCTAGGACGAAATATGATTGTTATCTATTCGGAGGTATTCGAACTGGCTAGAGAACAAGGAGATGCAGAGTTGGATTTTATCATCGCTCACGAGCTATCTCATTTGAAACGAAGACATATATGGAAAAACATTTTAATCTTGCCTGCGCAATTCATCCCTTTTCTTTCTCAAGCATACAGTCGTGCTTGCGAATATACGTGTGATCGCGAAGCTGCGTACCATATACAAAATGGGCTAGCTGCTAAACAAGCACTTACGATACTTGGTGTTGGGAAAAAGTTATATACAGAAGTTAATGAAGATGCATATTTAGAACAAATTTATACAGAATCCAATATCGCTGTATGGTTAAGTGAAGTTCTATCAAGCCATCCCCTGTTACCAAAAAGAATTCAAGCTGCAGGTAAATTTATGGGAGTAGATGGAACACCAAACTACAACTCAAATACAAGCAAAATTGCACTTGGAGTCGGTGCTTTATTCGGCATTTTTATTGTTGCCTATTTAGGAGTTATTGCACTTATTGCAGCAGGGACATTTACATATGCAAATGTATTTAGTTCAAGTATTTTAGGAAGCACTGAAACTGATTATTCATTGGAACTAACTCCTTTAATGGAAGCGGCTTCTATTGGCGATGAGGTACAGGTGAAAGATCTTATTGCTAGCGGGGTAAATTTAGAAGACCAAGACTCTGAGCAATCTACCGCTCTTCTTCATGCCATATACGGAGACTATAATGCTATCACTGAGTTATTGTTAGAAGCAGGTGCAAATCCAAATGTATCTGATGACTATTCAACTGCATTAACTGCCGCGTTATACAATGAAAATTATGATTTAGCTGCAATGCTATATGAATATGGCGCCGACCCCACAGCCCTAGATGCAGATGGTTACTCTGCCTTTAGTGTGTTAGATGTTGATAATGAAGAAGATTTTTTAGCAATACTATATAAGCAATAA